Proteins encoded in a region of the Cupriavidus pauculus genome:
- a CDS encoding patatin-like phospholipase family protein translates to MSDAAMRPASSGARKALLIGGGAPNSTLIAGALAAFLDNGIEFDVISTAGAGALMGLLYTVPRGGDRRAALERWMEAGVSDEIYRVFPVNYKVFMKPGDTADVYRQWLAAMPWTRPFFDAFGTDSPNGMHADWMRLMLASLSPSSLTPNSLGLCAHLPFAEEAIDFDALRAGNTHFYINAYNVTQSRMEIWGKEDITPDHIRAAFAFPFIYPPYRIGESDYIEGAAIQPVNFGALVSDSADTPGLHRDLDTLVIFDILGSEKLIRKPRGLYDAWVQSIITPLVALARQDVRLFELEHNVDAATGQPRRNLLKVDLMGGIPPEHWPEVTDWSRSNLRRLFEIGHDAGMAFCAEHGDLLRQPAVPAVLQPASPPVPNVPMRAETGVAARLQTA, encoded by the coding sequence ATGAGCGATGCAGCAATGCGTCCCGCATCCAGCGGGGCCAGAAAGGCGTTGTTGATTGGCGGCGGTGCGCCGAATTCCACTCTGATTGCCGGCGCACTAGCGGCATTTCTCGATAACGGCATCGAGTTCGATGTCATCTCCACTGCGGGCGCCGGGGCCCTCATGGGTCTGCTCTACACGGTGCCACGCGGCGGCGACCGGCGCGCCGCGCTGGAACGCTGGATGGAAGCCGGCGTCTCCGACGAGATCTACCGCGTTTTTCCGGTCAACTACAAAGTCTTCATGAAGCCGGGCGACACGGCCGATGTCTATCGGCAGTGGCTCGCCGCGATGCCGTGGACGCGTCCGTTCTTCGACGCGTTCGGCACCGACAGTCCCAACGGCATGCACGCGGACTGGATGCGGCTGATGCTGGCGAGCCTGTCGCCGAGCAGCCTCACGCCGAACAGTCTCGGCCTGTGCGCGCATCTGCCGTTTGCCGAGGAAGCGATCGACTTCGACGCGCTGCGCGCGGGCAATACGCACTTCTATATCAACGCGTACAACGTCACGCAGTCGCGCATGGAAATCTGGGGCAAGGAAGACATCACGCCCGACCATATCCGCGCGGCGTTCGCGTTTCCGTTTATCTATCCGCCGTATCGCATCGGCGAGAGCGACTACATCGAGGGCGCGGCGATCCAGCCCGTGAACTTCGGCGCGCTGGTCTCCGACAGCGCCGACACGCCGGGGCTGCATCGTGACCTCGATACGCTCGTGATCTTCGACATCCTCGGCTCCGAGAAGCTGATCCGCAAGCCGCGCGGGCTCTACGACGCGTGGGTGCAGTCGATCATCACGCCGCTGGTCGCGCTCGCGCGGCAGGACGTGCGGCTGTTCGAGCTCGAGCACAACGTCGACGCCGCCACGGGGCAGCCCAGGCGCAATCTGCTCAAGGTCGATCTGATGGGCGGCATTCCGCCCGAGCACTGGCCCGAAGTCACCGACTGGTCGCGCTCCAACCTGCGGCGGCTGTTCGAGATCGGGCATGACGCCGGCATGGCCTTCTGCGCCGAGCATGGCGACCTGCTGCGGCAGCCGGCCGTGCCAGCGGTCCTACAACCTGCATCCCCACCTGTTCCCAATGTGCCGATGCGCGCCGAGACCGGCGTGGCAGCGCGGCTCCAAACGGCGTGA
- a CDS encoding AEC family transporter, with protein MFAIVIAGWALAAMGVISPRVGEGLSDYVFAVAVPALIVQTMAQPNEGAAIHVGYWIAYFGGCALVWGLLTAFMRWRGMSEGQAAVIGGFASSQSNTVFFGVPIILAVYGDAGKVPLFLLLAVHLPIMMTAATVLIERGDGGTMRARLGGVANRLARNPIIIALVLGGILRTLRIPLTGTPATIVNAFGVTASTCALFSLGISMQQYRLRDGLGVAALITFGKLVLHPLFVWVIAFHVFDMPPAYAGVATMFAAMPVGINSYLLALRYRAGEAAVSSAVVLSTIVSSVTIAGWIKWLMRG; from the coding sequence ATGTTCGCCATTGTTATCGCGGGCTGGGCGCTTGCGGCCATGGGCGTGATCTCCCCGCGCGTGGGCGAAGGACTTTCGGACTATGTGTTCGCGGTGGCGGTGCCCGCGCTTATCGTGCAGACGATGGCGCAGCCGAACGAAGGCGCGGCCATCCATGTTGGGTACTGGATCGCGTACTTCGGCGGTTGCGCGCTCGTGTGGGGACTGCTGACGGCGTTCATGCGCTGGCGCGGCATGTCCGAAGGTCAGGCTGCCGTCATTGGCGGCTTTGCCTCGAGCCAGTCGAATACCGTGTTCTTCGGCGTGCCGATCATCCTCGCGGTGTATGGGGATGCGGGCAAGGTGCCGCTATTCCTGCTGCTGGCCGTCCACCTGCCGATCATGATGACCGCGGCCACGGTGCTGATCGAACGCGGCGATGGCGGCACGATGCGCGCGCGGCTCGGGGGCGTGGCCAACCGGCTCGCGCGCAACCCGATCATCATCGCGCTCGTGCTGGGCGGGATTCTGCGCACGCTGCGTATTCCGCTGACCGGCACACCCGCCACGATCGTGAACGCGTTCGGCGTCACGGCATCGACGTGTGCCCTCTTCTCGCTCGGCATCTCGATGCAGCAATACCGCCTGCGCGACGGGCTCGGCGTGGCGGCGCTGATCACGTTCGGCAAGCTCGTGCTGCACCCGCTGTTCGTCTGGGTCATCGCCTTCCACGTGTTCGACATGCCGCCCGCCTACGCGGGCGTGGCCACGATGTTCGCGGCCATGCCGGTCGGCATCAATTCGTATCTGCTGGCATTGCGCTATCGCGCGGGCGAAGCCGCCGTATCGTCGGCGGTGGTGCTGTCCACGATCGTCTCGAGCGTGACGATCGCGGGGTGGATCAAGTGGTTGATGCGGGGGTGA
- a CDS encoding glycosyltransferase family 4 protein yields the protein MRIAQIAPLAERCPPSLYGGTERIVSYLTEELVAQGHDVTLFASGDSLTRAALVSSCDVALRLDARIRDPLPYYAMMLDDVMSRAHDFDVMHFHIDMLHYPLLQRMPSKVVTTLHGRLDLADLQPFYRRFPQFPVVSVSAAQRHPMPPVNWAGTVLHGLPGDLLEYHAEASGGYLAFLGRISPEKRPDHAINIAARAGLPLKIAAKIDEVDRVYWEGTIKPMLDSNPCCEYVGEIDENEKAAFLGNAVALLFPIAWPEPFGLVMIEAMACGTPVIAFRCGSVCEVIEPGVSGFIVETVDDAVAAVHQLGQLPRGRVRAAFDARFTVGRMARDYVHIYHSLALPAARSVLRDEPDELELA from the coding sequence ATGAGAATCGCCCAGATCGCGCCCCTTGCAGAACGCTGCCCCCCCAGCCTATATGGCGGCACCGAACGGATCGTCTCTTATCTCACAGAGGAACTTGTGGCGCAAGGCCATGATGTCACCCTGTTTGCAAGCGGGGACTCGCTCACCAGGGCCGCGCTCGTATCGAGCTGTGACGTGGCGCTGCGCCTCGATGCAAGGATTCGAGACCCCTTGCCGTATTACGCCATGATGCTCGATGACGTCATGTCGCGCGCACACGACTTCGACGTGATGCACTTCCATATCGACATGCTGCACTACCCATTGCTGCAGCGGATGCCCTCAAAGGTCGTCACGACGCTTCACGGGCGACTCGACCTTGCAGATCTCCAACCGTTCTACAGACGATTTCCGCAGTTCCCCGTGGTGTCTGTGTCGGCCGCCCAGCGTCACCCGATGCCGCCCGTCAACTGGGCAGGCACGGTGCTCCATGGTCTGCCTGGAGACCTGCTCGAATACCATGCCGAGGCGTCGGGCGGCTATCTGGCATTCCTGGGACGCATCTCGCCGGAAAAACGCCCCGACCATGCGATCAATATCGCAGCCCGCGCCGGACTGCCGTTGAAGATCGCGGCGAAAATCGACGAGGTCGACCGCGTGTATTGGGAAGGAACGATCAAGCCCATGCTGGACTCCAACCCCTGTTGCGAATACGTGGGCGAGATCGACGAGAACGAGAAGGCGGCGTTCCTCGGGAACGCCGTTGCGCTGCTATTCCCGATCGCGTGGCCAGAGCCTTTCGGCCTGGTCATGATAGAGGCGATGGCGTGCGGCACCCCCGTGATTGCGTTCCGGTGTGGCTCGGTTTGCGAGGTCATCGAGCCCGGCGTCAGCGGCTTTATCGTCGAGACTGTCGATGATGCGGTGGCAGCGGTACATCAGCTGGGCCAGCTGCCGCGCGGTCGCGTGCGCGCCGCGTTCGATGCGCGCTTCACCGTGGGACGCATGGCACGCGATTACGTGCATATCTACCACAGCCTGGCTCTCCCCGCCGCGAGAAGCGTGCTGCGGGACGAGCCTGATGAACTCGAGCTCGCTTGA
- a CDS encoding Crp/Fnr family transcriptional regulator: MTIAPDPISNRLLAMLPTADMSRIAPHLELVHMPLGHVVHESGDRLPWVYFPVDAIISLLYVLADGASAEIAIVGNEGIVGIAIFMGGETTPSRAVVQSAGPAYRMSAAKLKQEFRHGGAMQQLLLRYTQALITQMAQTAVCNRHHSIDQQLCRWLLLSRDRLATDDLAMTQELIANMLGVRRSGVTEAALKLQASGLIRYSHGHIVILDRAGLEARVCECYAVVKTEFERLLPTAF, translated from the coding sequence ATGACGATCGCCCCTGATCCAATCTCCAATCGGTTGCTCGCGATGCTGCCCACTGCCGACATGAGCCGTATTGCTCCTCACCTGGAGCTGGTGCACATGCCCCTGGGACACGTCGTCCATGAATCGGGGGACAGGCTACCGTGGGTGTACTTTCCTGTCGATGCCATCATTTCCCTGCTGTACGTACTGGCGGATGGCGCTTCCGCCGAGATTGCGATCGTGGGCAACGAGGGCATCGTTGGCATCGCCATCTTCATGGGCGGGGAGACCACGCCGAGCCGCGCCGTCGTGCAAAGCGCGGGTCCTGCTTATCGCATGAGTGCCGCGAAACTGAAGCAGGAGTTTCGGCACGGGGGCGCCATGCAGCAGCTGTTGCTGAGGTACACGCAGGCGCTCATTACTCAAATGGCACAGACGGCGGTCTGCAACCGACATCACTCCATTGATCAACAACTCTGCCGGTGGCTGCTGCTGAGCCGCGACCGGCTCGCCACCGACGATCTGGCGATGACGCAGGAACTCATTGCCAACATGCTCGGAGTAAGGCGATCCGGCGTGACAGAAGCCGCTTTGAAACTACAGGCTTCGGGGCTGATTCGCTACAGCCACGGACATATCGTGATTCTGGATCGCGCAGGGCTGGAGGCACGCGTCTGCGAGTGCTATGCCGTCGTGAAGACCGAGTTCGAGCGGCTTCTGCCGACAGCGTTCTGA